The following DNA comes from Candidatus Angelobacter sp..
GAGCGAAGCAGAATGACAGCGCGCCCAGCGTCACGGACACCGGGAGACCTTGCGCGATGATGTCATTGACGGTGTGATCACGATATTTCATGGAGGGACCGAAGTCGCCGTGCAGCACGCCGCCGAGATAGCGCAGGTATTGCTTCCAGACCGGCTCGTCGAGATGAAACTTCGCTTCCAGTGCGCGCTTGATTTCCGGTGACGCCGGCGCGCGTTCCTTGTCGAACGGACCGCCCGGCGCGAGGTGCAGCAAACCAAACGCGAGGAAACTGATGACCAGCATCAGTGGAATCGTGAAGGCCAGGCGTCTGAGAAAATACATGGATGCCGTCAGTGGG
Coding sequences within:
- a CDS encoding ABC transporter permease; translation: MYFLRRLAFTIPLMLVISFLAFGLLHLAPGGPFDKERAPASPEIKRALEAKFHLDEPVWKQYLRYLGGVLHGDFGPSMKYRDHTVNDIIAQGLPVSVTLGALSFCFALGFGIPLGFLTAARKGRWQEYTGGFLALLVICVPALIIGPVLIMTFALKWRWFPV